The following coding sequences lie in one Anaerolineales bacterium genomic window:
- a CDS encoding DUF4332 domain-containing protein, with the protein MNYHIDAEKIRLDEIRKRIETTDLVPSRISLLEATAAKFKAFENAGLKTLADLRHELKNAKRLDALSAATGIEKDYLILLRREIEGYFPKPAALKEFDGLQRGENEKLEKHGIRNAAEVYEATRNARNIAALAESTSVDASTLKTLSNWADLTRIRWVSPLTARMLADAGYDSAEKVAEADPETLCAALERLNEGGRYFKGKIGLRDIRRLVHAAGYAVR; encoded by the coding sequence ATGAACTACCACATCGACGCCGAAAAAATCCGCCTTGATGAGATACGCAAGCGGATCGAAACCACAGATCTCGTTCCCAGCCGGATTTCGCTGCTGGAAGCAACGGCCGCCAAATTCAAAGCCTTCGAAAACGCCGGCCTGAAGACGCTGGCCGATCTGCGCCATGAACTCAAGAACGCCAAACGCCTGGATGCGCTATCGGCAGCGACGGGAATCGAGAAGGACTACCTGATCCTGCTGCGGCGGGAGATCGAGGGCTACTTTCCAAAGCCGGCCGCACTGAAGGAATTCGATGGACTGCAACGAGGCGAAAACGAAAAGCTCGAAAAGCACGGCATACGCAATGCGGCCGAGGTATACGAAGCGACGCGAAACGCCAGGAACATCGCTGCGCTGGCAGAATCGACAAGCGTTGACGCGTCCACCCTGAAAACACTCTCGAATTGGGCCGATCTTACCAGGATTCGTTGGGTGAGCCCGCTGACGGCCAGGATGCTCGCGGACGCCGGTTACGACAGCGCCGAAAAAGTGGCCGAGGCCGATCCCGAGACGCTTTGCGCCGCGCTCGAGCGCCTGAACGAGGGCGGCAGGTACTTCAAGGGCAAGATCGGGCTGCGCGATATCCGGCGCCTCGTGCATGCCGCCGGATACGCCGTGCGCTGA